A single window of Desulfovibrio sp. G11 DNA harbors:
- a CDS encoding DMT family transporter, which yields MTPPPARTHGPAGQASSGPSTPGTTRGDAANALAAPKGRRAALARAHGATLLFGASGIFGKLCQCSAPMLVCGRAIFAVAALTLAGLGKKQPPWRGLHACDLLALTISGTLLAAHFVMFFMGIHIGGVAVGTLGFACFPAFTTLIESLIYRERPSFAEMRGLGMVTLGLVCTTPSFSFAHEGTVGLLLGVASGLAYALVTVGNRRFAGHLPGLQTTWWQNTVTAVVLLPFVWRQFSTVSTLDWLWIASLGLLCSALAYVLFINSLTVLKARQAALIITLEPVYAIAAAWLVLGDAPGGRVFLGGGLILGAIFLANRR from the coding sequence ATGACACCGCCCCCCGCCAGAACGCACGGCCCTGCCGGACAGGCCTCCTCCGGACCATCCACTCCCGGAACGACCAGAGGGGACGCCGCAAACGCCCTGGCAGCGCCCAAAGGCCGCCGTGCCGCTCTGGCCCGTGCGCATGGCGCCACCCTGCTCTTCGGAGCTTCGGGCATTTTCGGCAAACTCTGCCAATGCTCCGCTCCCATGCTTGTTTGCGGGCGTGCCATCTTTGCCGTAGCGGCACTCACCCTTGCAGGACTTGGTAAAAAACAGCCCCCCTGGCGCGGGCTGCATGCTTGCGACCTGTTGGCGCTTACCATAAGCGGCACATTGCTTGCAGCACATTTCGTAATGTTTTTCATGGGGATACATATTGGCGGCGTGGCCGTCGGCACGCTTGGCTTTGCCTGTTTTCCGGCATTCACAACCCTGATCGAAAGTCTCATATACCGGGAGCGCCCCAGTTTCGCCGAGATGCGCGGCCTGGGCATGGTAACGCTGGGGCTTGTCTGCACAACCCCATCCTTTTCATTTGCTCATGAAGGCACAGTCGGCCTGCTGCTGGGCGTGGCATCCGGCCTGGCTTACGCCCTGGTGACCGTGGGCAACCGCCGCTTTGCCGGGCATCTTCCGGGACTGCAAACCACTTGGTGGCAGAATACAGTTACGGCCGTTGTTCTCCTGCCCTTTGTCTGGCGGCAGTTCAGCACTGTAAGCACATTGGACTGGCTGTGGATCGCCAGCCTGGGTTTGTTGTGCTCCGCCCTGGCCTACGTTCTTTTCATCAACAGCCTCACTGTTCTCAAGGCACGCCAGGCCGCCCTTATCATTACGCTGGAGCCGGTTTACGCCATTGCGGCGGCCTGGCTGGTTCTGGGTGATGCGCCGGGGGGGCGCGTTTTTCTGGGCGGCGGGCTTATCCTTGGCGCAATTTTTCTGGCAAACCGACGCTAA
- a CDS encoding IS256 family transposase, giving the protein MMVDPKDIPDELIDALLANYQKPDDLLGKNGILEQLTKRVMERALQAEMTYHLGHEKHGRVANASGNTRNGTSKKTLKGKNGSLPIAIPRDRDGSFEPQLVEKHQTHWQGLDDSIISLYARGMSVREIQGHLKELYHTDVSPALISAVTDEVAEDVRQWQGRPLDAIYPILYLDCIHVKVRDSGTVGTKAVYLALGVTMSGVKDLLGMWISPNEGAKFWLSVVTELRNRGVQDIFIACVDGLKGFPEAIESVFPKTQIQLCIVHLVRNSLKFVGWKERKTVAADLREIYSSPTAELAQSALERLEHKYNSSYPLITKSWRAHWQRIIPFFDYPPEIRKVIYTTNAIESLNMSLRKVTKAKGAFPHDEAVFKIFWLALRNISKKWTMPIRDWKAALNRFAIQFEERFPT; this is encoded by the coding sequence ATGATGGTCGACCCCAAAGATATACCCGATGAGTTAATTGACGCTCTGCTTGCCAACTATCAAAAGCCCGACGACCTGCTGGGAAAAAACGGCATTCTGGAACAACTGACCAAGCGAGTTATGGAGCGCGCTTTGCAAGCGGAGATGACCTACCATCTGGGGCATGAAAAACATGGCAGAGTTGCCAACGCCAGCGGCAACACCCGCAACGGCACAAGCAAAAAAACCTTGAAGGGGAAGAACGGCTCTTTGCCCATTGCGATTCCTCGAGACCGGGACGGCAGTTTTGAGCCGCAGTTGGTGGAAAAGCATCAGACCCACTGGCAAGGTTTAGATGATAGCATCATTTCGCTATATGCCCGTGGCATGAGCGTACGCGAAATCCAGGGGCATCTGAAAGAGCTGTATCACACAGACGTTTCACCGGCGCTTATCAGCGCGGTAACCGATGAAGTGGCCGAGGATGTCCGTCAATGGCAAGGCCGCCCTCTGGATGCCATTTATCCTATCCTTTACCTGGACTGCATCCACGTTAAGGTGCGCGATTCCGGCACGGTCGGTACCAAGGCGGTGTATCTGGCCCTTGGCGTGACCATGAGCGGCGTGAAAGATTTGTTGGGTATGTGGATCTCCCCGAACGAGGGCGCAAAGTTCTGGCTGTCCGTGGTGACGGAACTGCGAAACCGGGGAGTGCAGGACATCTTCATCGCCTGCGTGGACGGGCTTAAGGGCTTTCCGGAGGCCATTGAAAGCGTATTTCCTAAAACGCAAATCCAGCTGTGCATTGTGCATCTGGTCCGGAACAGCTTGAAATTCGTGGGCTGGAAGGAGCGTAAAACCGTTGCCGCCGACCTGAGGGAAATATACAGCTCGCCAACGGCAGAACTGGCCCAGTCAGCCCTTGAGCGCCTGGAACACAAATACAATTCCAGTTATCCGCTCATCACAAAATCCTGGCGGGCCCACTGGCAGCGGATAATCCCCTTCTTTGACTACCCGCCGGAAATCCGGAAGGTGATCTATACGACGAATGCCATAGAATCGCTGAACATGAGCCTGCGCAAGGTGACCAAAGCCAAGGGGGCTTTCCCCCACGATGAGGCCGTTTTCAAAATCTTCTGGCTGGCGCTGCGAAATATCAGCAAAAAATGGACTATGCCCATCAGGGATTGGAAGGCAGCGTTGAACAGATTCGCCATACAATTTGAGGAAAGATTTCCAACTTAA
- a CDS encoding aspartate 1-decarboxylase — MLKILRAKLHGIRVTECVLDYHGSITLDPEICGLAGIMPLEFVYIWNKHSGQRISTYVIYGEAGSRCCILNGAAARTCQKGDEVIISAFEYVAGPGDISQRSPVVLTFDAHNRVQERLRYIVEQKDGGMSFNIADDPLPEA; from the coding sequence ATGCTGAAGATTTTACGCGCCAAATTGCACGGCATACGCGTAACGGAGTGTGTGCTGGACTATCACGGCTCTATCACCCTTGATCCGGAAATATGCGGGCTGGCAGGTATCATGCCGCTGGAGTTCGTTTATATCTGGAACAAACACAGCGGGCAGCGTATTTCCACCTACGTCATTTACGGCGAGGCCGGGTCGCGCTGCTGCATTCTCAACGGAGCGGCCGCGCGCACATGCCAGAAAGGGGATGAAGTTATCATCAGCGCTTTTGAGTATGTCGCCGGACCGGGGGATATTTCTCAACGCAGCCCGGTTGTTTTGACTTTTGACGCTCACAACAGGGTGCAGGAACGTTTACGTTATATAGTGGAACAGAAGGATGGCGGCATGTCTTTCAATATTGCCGATGATCCCCTGCCGGAGGCATGA
- a CDS encoding UvrD-helicase domain-containing protein → MQHLRQVKASAGSGKTYELTRCFLQRLVACGAPGTAASPACALSSSGPCGWGDILAVTFTNAAATEMRERVIRQLKSAALGQPMQGLELDSASAGRWVDAIMRDMSALNIRTIDSLLHLIVRAAALDLRLHPDFQPVFATEEALTPYLDLLLEKAWQGDENMRGLLRQVCRAMVHHGQSKGFLAGEKLLYQLRPLLDSALLGRYGDLSSYEELEQKLIALNRTARQAAGHLLHAASGARLPWLSNAEKAVTAWADGECKNSAFLTKDAASQLFKKGAAVGPEVEHAYTAFSLAAQACMQDGQLLRQALRLEPSIRMARILADAFLHNQEQEGTLPGLLVPHMAHEVLSGDHGVPETLCRLGARLTHYLVDEFQDTSQEQWRALRPLVEEALSRGGSLTWVGDVKQSIYGWRDGDPELFDGILEDKGLAAVAATTARDSLPFNWRSRRQVVEHNNALFSLLEQADTARAVMSALLPGDMPEDLSAEIMDASVKNLLGAFAGTRQECPEHTPDGGLVQVEDIAADSSEMLREAVFDRLGRILLDDVAPQRPWSDVLVLVRSNDGAARIADHLVRLGIPVITENSLLLSAHPLIVQTVALLAFLDSPDDNIALLTVLTGEIFHGHPEAAELAHTDLHGWCARQKKGFLYQSFRQRWPHVWQSLLAPFFSQSGLMTPYDTVLEWYARLQVEQRFPEAATFLRRFMEVLHSAEEKGLATLSTFLEHWNAKSQEEKVPMPENMNAVRVMTVHKSKGLEAPVVFIPFTALNISASDKPLRTNRQGLSMMVRNQKALGRPYYEDLARQARESLNLLYVAFTRARDALYVFRTSAKRQSPVLAGLDILWERAGLQPPYALGSLPTAADTSRGSQAHAAIGADVDTDCALPASPAGGRPASPAPAPTPGLQHVDGTAGAPGTSPAAAPAISRTPSVGADQEYDASSPDTADAAEDWRPMQWLPRLKIFRNPMAAFDFQPEDRGNLLHFCLEHLRLTGSPREDAQAALNFGLRHYPLPVPDDAALRHGAFEALHWFASQPQSARWLANGWPEHSIMTAQGQLLRMDLLVHEPWGRLVIDYKSGQPEAAHVEQVRRYLGGLLLERENANTPVMGLLVYLDQRRFRLVTPDGASELTPHCDGLLPAEDYLHE, encoded by the coding sequence ATGCAGCATCTGCGTCAGGTCAAAGCCTCTGCCGGATCCGGAAAAACATATGAACTAACACGCTGTTTCTTACAGCGTCTTGTGGCTTGCGGTGCTCCCGGCACAGCTGCGTCACCGGCCTGCGCCCTGAGCAGCAGCGGCCCCTGCGGTTGGGGCGACATACTGGCTGTCACATTTACCAATGCCGCCGCCACCGAAATGCGTGAACGCGTCATCCGGCAACTTAAAAGCGCGGCCCTGGGGCAGCCCATGCAAGGACTGGAGCTTGATTCCGCTTCAGCCGGGCGCTGGGTGGACGCCATCATGCGTGACATGAGCGCGCTGAACATACGCACCATTGACAGCCTGCTGCACCTTATCGTGCGCGCAGCCGCCCTGGATCTTCGCCTGCACCCGGACTTTCAGCCCGTCTTTGCCACCGAAGAAGCACTCACGCCCTATCTGGACCTCCTGCTTGAAAAAGCCTGGCAAGGGGATGAAAATATGCGTGGCCTTTTGCGGCAGGTTTGCCGGGCCATGGTTCACCACGGGCAAAGCAAGGGTTTTCTGGCAGGAGAAAAGCTGCTGTATCAATTGCGCCCGCTTCTGGACAGCGCCCTGCTGGGGCGCTACGGCGACCTCTCTTCTTATGAAGAACTTGAGCAAAAGCTGATTGCCCTCAACCGGACCGCCAGACAGGCTGCCGGCCACCTATTGCATGCAGCCTCAGGCGCGCGGCTGCCCTGGCTGTCCAATGCGGAAAAGGCTGTCACTGCCTGGGCTGATGGCGAATGTAAGAACTCGGCTTTTTTAACCAAAGATGCCGCATCCCAACTTTTTAAAAAAGGCGCTGCTGTAGGCCCAGAAGTGGAGCACGCCTATACTGCTTTTTCTCTGGCCGCCCAGGCCTGCATGCAGGACGGGCAACTTCTGCGGCAGGCCCTGCGCCTTGAGCCGTCCATACGCATGGCGCGTATTCTGGCTGACGCCTTTCTGCACAATCAGGAGCAGGAGGGCACGCTCCCCGGTCTGCTTGTTCCCCATATGGCGCATGAGGTCCTGTCCGGCGATCACGGTGTGCCGGAAACGCTCTGCCGCCTTGGCGCGCGCCTTACCCACTACCTGGTGGACGAGTTTCAGGATACCAGCCAGGAACAGTGGCGGGCGCTGCGCCCACTGGTGGAGGAAGCGCTGTCGCGCGGGGGGTCCCTGACCTGGGTGGGCGATGTAAAGCAGTCCATCTACGGCTGGCGGGACGGCGATCCGGAACTTTTTGACGGCATCCTTGAAGATAAGGGGCTTGCCGCCGTGGCCGCCACCACGGCCCGCGACAGCCTGCCGTTCAACTGGCGCAGCCGCCGTCAGGTGGTTGAGCACAACAATGCCCTTTTTTCCCTTCTGGAACAGGCAGATACGGCCAGAGCCGTCATGAGCGCCCTTCTGCCGGGCGACATGCCCGAAGACCTGTCTGCGGAAATAATGGACGCCTCTGTAAAAAACCTGCTCGGCGCTTTTGCCGGAACCCGGCAAGAATGCCCGGAGCACACACCCGACGGCGGCCTTGTGCAGGTGGAAGATATTGCGGCAGACTCATCCGAGATGCTGCGCGAAGCCGTTTTTGACCGTCTGGGCCGCATCCTGCTTGATGATGTGGCCCCGCAGCGCCCCTGGTCGGACGTGCTCGTGCTAGTACGCAGCAATGACGGAGCGGCACGCATCGCGGACCATCTGGTGCGGCTGGGGATTCCGGTCATTACCGAAAACAGCCTGCTGCTCTCGGCCCATCCTCTCATTGTCCAGACCGTGGCCCTGCTGGCCTTTCTTGACAGCCCAGATGACAATATCGCCCTGCTGACCGTCCTGACCGGAGAGATTTTTCACGGCCATCCCGAGGCTGCCGAACTGGCGCATACCGACTTGCACGGCTGGTGCGCCCGCCAGAAAAAAGGCTTTCTGTACCAGAGTTTCCGCCAGCGCTGGCCGCATGTATGGCAAAGCCTGCTGGCGCCTTTTTTCAGCCAGTCCGGCCTGATGACGCCCTATGATACTGTGCTTGAATGGTATGCGCGCCTTCAGGTGGAACAGCGTTTTCCCGAAGCGGCAACCTTTTTGCGCCGCTTTATGGAGGTACTGCACAGCGCTGAAGAAAAGGGACTTGCGACGCTCTCTACCTTTCTGGAGCACTGGAATGCCAAAAGCCAGGAAGAAAAGGTTCCCATGCCGGAAAACATGAATGCCGTGCGGGTCATGACCGTGCACAAATCCAAGGGACTTGAGGCCCCGGTGGTTTTCATCCCCTTTACCGCGCTGAACATTTCCGCCTCTGACAAGCCGCTGCGCACAAACCGCCAGGGGCTGAGCATGATGGTGCGCAACCAGAAAGCGTTGGGACGCCCCTACTACGAGGATCTGGCCCGTCAGGCCAGAGAGAGCCTGAACCTGCTCTACGTTGCCTTTACCCGCGCAAGAGACGCCCTGTATGTTTTTCGCACTTCGGCCAAAAGACAGTCGCCGGTACTTGCAGGACTGGATATTCTCTGGGAACGCGCCGGACTGCAGCCACCCTATGCTCTGGGCAGTCTGCCCACGGCCGCTGACACGTCACGGGGCAGCCAGGCGCATGCCGCTATCGGGGCAGATGTGGATACAGACTGCGCATTGCCAGCCAGCCCCGCTGGCGGCCGCCCTGCAAGCCCGGCCCCAGCCCCGACGCCCGGCTTGCAGCATGTGGACGGCACAGCCGGCGCGCCGGGAACTTCACCCGCTGCCGCACCTGCCATCTCCCGCACCCCTTCCGTCGGTGCAGATCAGGAATACGACGCTTCTTCCCCGGATACGGCAGATGCTGCTGAAGACTGGCGCCCCATGCAGTGGCTGCCACGCCTGAAGATTTTTCGCAATCCCATGGCCGCTTTTGATTTTCAGCCTGAAGACAGGGGTAATCTGCTGCATTTCTGCCTGGAACACCTGCGCCTTACCGGCAGCCCGCGTGAAGACGCCCAGGCGGCCCTGAACTTCGGCCTGCGGCATTATCCGTTGCCTGTTCCCGATGATGCGGCCCTGCGCCACGGCGCATTTGAAGCTTTGCACTGGTTTGCAAGCCAGCCTCAAAGCGCGCGGTGGCTCGCCAACGGCTGGCCCGAGCATTCCATAATGACCGCCCAGGGCCAGCTTTTGCGCATGGACCTGCTGGTCCACGAACCTTGGGGGCGGCTGGTCATTGATTATAAAAGCGGGCAGCCCGAAGCCGCGCACGTGGAGCAGGTACGCAGATATCTTGGCGGCCTGCTTCTGGAGCGCGAAAACGCCAATACCCCCGTCATGGGCCTGCTGGTCTATCTTGACCAGCGCCGTTTTCGCCTGGTGACGCCGGACGGCGCATCGGAACTGACCCCTCACTGCGACGGTCTTTTGCCCGCAGAGGATTACCTGCATGAGTAG
- the cycA gene encoding D-serine/D-alanine/glycine transporter, giving the protein MSDKPTPPVGHEDPHTLKRGLSQRHIQLIAIGGAIGTGLFMGSGKTINLAGPSIIFVYAIIGAFLYLVMRAMGELLLSNLKYKSFTDMAEDIVGPWAGFFVGWTYWFCWIVTGTADVIAIASYFHFWFPTLSVWIPSILFVLLIMALNLVSVNLFGEMEFWFASIKIVAIMAIICAGAVMVITGFTSSISGDVAAVSNLWDHGGWFPKGIFGFFAGFQIAMFAFVGIELIGTTAAEAKDPEINLPKAINTIPFRIVFFYVFALVAIMCITPWSAIDPETSPFVHTFVAVGIPAAASIVNFVVLTSAASSANSGIYSTSRMLYGLSLAGVAPKSFGKLSSHRVPANGLLFSCLCLLLGASMLIIMPTIMAAFTVMTTISAICFIFVWSMILVSYYVYRKKYPERHAASKFKLPGGVFSCWICWIFFAIVLVLLTFEADTRMAMLTTPLWFVLLGISYYFSHKNHVSKRQNGANN; this is encoded by the coding sequence ATGAGTGACAAGCCCACCCCCCCCGTGGGACACGAAGATCCTCATACTCTCAAACGCGGCCTCAGCCAGAGACACATCCAGCTTATTGCCATCGGCGGAGCCATCGGTACAGGCCTTTTCATGGGGTCCGGCAAAACCATCAACCTTGCCGGGCCTTCCATCATCTTTGTATACGCCATTATCGGGGCCTTTCTGTACCTTGTCATGCGGGCCATGGGAGAACTCCTTCTCTCAAACCTCAAGTACAAATCCTTCACTGACATGGCGGAGGATATCGTTGGTCCCTGGGCCGGCTTTTTTGTAGGCTGGACCTACTGGTTCTGCTGGATTGTTACCGGTACGGCAGACGTTATCGCCATTGCCTCCTACTTTCACTTCTGGTTCCCCACGCTTTCGGTATGGATACCTTCCATTCTCTTCGTCCTGCTGATCATGGCACTCAACCTTGTTTCAGTGAACCTTTTCGGTGAAATGGAATTCTGGTTTGCCTCCATCAAGATCGTGGCCATCATGGCCATTATTTGTGCCGGAGCGGTTATGGTCATTACCGGCTTTACCTCATCCATATCAGGTGACGTGGCCGCAGTATCCAACCTGTGGGATCATGGAGGATGGTTCCCCAAGGGGATATTCGGCTTCTTTGCGGGCTTTCAGATAGCCATGTTCGCCTTTGTGGGCATTGAGCTTATCGGAACCACAGCGGCGGAAGCCAAGGATCCCGAAATCAACCTGCCCAAGGCCATCAACACCATTCCCTTCCGTATTGTATTCTTTTACGTGTTCGCCTTGGTGGCCATCATGTGCATCACGCCCTGGTCCGCCATTGACCCCGAAACAAGCCCGTTCGTTCACACCTTCGTAGCCGTGGGCATTCCTGCGGCAGCCAGTATCGTCAACTTCGTGGTGCTGACATCGGCGGCCTCTTCCGCCAACAGCGGCATCTACTCCACCAGCCGCATGCTTTACGGCCTGTCGCTGGCCGGGGTAGCTCCCAAGTCTTTCGGCAAGCTTTCTTCGCACCGGGTTCCTGCCAACGGCCTGCTGTTCTCGTGCCTCTGCCTGCTGCTCGGCGCGTCCATGCTCATTATCATGCCCACCATTATGGCGGCCTTTACCGTCATGACAACCATCTCCGCCATTTGCTTCATCTTCGTATGGTCCATGATTCTTGTTTCGTACTACGTCTACCGCAAGAAGTACCCCGAGCGGCACGCAGCTTCCAAGTTCAAGCTGCCCGGCGGCGTGTTCTCCTGCTGGATATGCTGGATATTCTTCGCCATAGTGCTTGTCCTGCTGACCTTTGAAGCCGACACGCGCATGGCCATGCTCACCACGCCCCTGTGGTTCGTGCTTCTCGGCATCAGCTATTACTTCAGCCACAAGAACCATGTCAGCAAGCGTCAGAACGGCGCCAACAACTAA
- a CDS encoding PD-(D/E)XK nuclease family protein — MSSSPFLVFPWQRPFLPALKEHLHEITGGRPGSALVIVPHNRPWRYMARLYAADGYTGLLPKVLPLADAVGIWRASGSAAPLHTANTLDRVALLHACVNTLSREDETLAARFARMDMALFLPWGLRLAALLEEMYGQMVEIRDIAHVEDEVAAPAAALLGALGRISHAYESALLEKNWTTPGLDLLNLARGDAPIPPLLQPQDGRPVLVAGFYLLTGGEDHLLRRLWQAGADICLHGDPALAENSRPHWACEELAAWMRRWKARAATALQLDEDEKNHRPEYRFFAGYDCHSQLAALHRDLKRADPTDGTAEKTTRPENDGSPIPVESGHSTAIVLTDSSLLMPVLHHLPHKDVNVSMGYPLERSPLNRLLDGLLRLQATRSDEGRYYWRHLLQCLRHPYVNMLHTRDAYGQPLLLRDALRPLERIIREGTRFVDLDEVILECRGQLPESLAQLLEETLEALVRAPAGAATTEDMARVLHGLCSFLRCRGDDLWRHFPLDAEAMYRLMRQTVPVLRENLLARTPFPLTTLHGMTREVLGQERVPFEADPLTGLQVLGMLETRLLHFGRVFIVDATDDRLPGNPAQDPLLPDSLRQVLGLPDSRRRERAAAHTLYRLCAGAQEVSFFWQEGISRSSLFDGKKSRSRFVEQLLWQEELARGAVLAPGEPPLETAVCEVRAAASGEKQLERSADMNDALARLLREPLSATRLDVYLQCPLRFAWQYLCGLRPPKEINEGDDPAAVGTCIHDTLKALYEPYLNKTVRSGDISAETVRARFYEQLEAHGLRKLLPADSCLMLEEAAPMRLMRFLENQPADVTIMALEKELKVPLRLAGRDYAFVGAMDRVDWRDGLFYVLDYKTGGIKKLDGSLWTDLAFFSRAGQLCDTLTPAQEAGESHLQQLEALFSQLRERLPSLQLPCYLAMAQASGMTPLSDAALVELRDDGREHPLFGGLVDEDLDAALGFCRTALALPLLHMEYSPCFAARPDKHCRWCPYAGLCSV; from the coding sequence ATGAGTAGTTCGCCTTTTCTGGTTTTTCCCTGGCAGCGCCCCTTTCTGCCCGCCCTCAAGGAGCATCTGCACGAGATCACGGGCGGACGCCCCGGCTCCGCCCTTGTTATTGTGCCGCACAACCGCCCCTGGCGATATATGGCGCGACTCTATGCCGCAGATGGCTACACGGGCCTGTTGCCCAAGGTTTTGCCCCTGGCCGATGCTGTGGGCATCTGGCGGGCTTCAGGCAGCGCTGCCCCCCTGCACACGGCCAACACGCTGGACCGCGTTGCCCTGCTGCATGCCTGCGTTAACACGCTGTCGCGCGAGGACGAAACGCTTGCCGCCCGTTTTGCACGTATGGACATGGCCCTCTTTCTGCCCTGGGGGCTGCGCCTGGCAGCCCTGCTGGAAGAAATGTACGGACAGATGGTGGAAATCAGGGATATTGCCCATGTTGAAGACGAAGTAGCCGCGCCTGCGGCCGCTCTGCTGGGCGCTCTTGGCCGCATCAGCCACGCCTATGAATCCGCTCTGCTGGAAAAAAACTGGACCACGCCCGGCCTTGACCTTCTCAATCTGGCACGCGGCGATGCCCCCATTCCTCCGCTGCTACAGCCCCAGGATGGCCGTCCCGTACTGGTGGCGGGCTTTTATCTGCTCACGGGCGGTGAAGACCATCTGCTGCGCCGCCTCTGGCAGGCCGGGGCGGACATCTGCCTGCATGGCGATCCGGCCCTTGCTGAAAACAGCCGCCCGCACTGGGCCTGTGAGGAGCTGGCCGCGTGGATGCGCCGCTGGAAAGCACGGGCAGCCACTGCCTTGCAACTTGATGAAGATGAAAAAAATCATCGTCCCGAATACCGTTTTTTTGCAGGTTATGACTGTCATTCACAGCTTGCCGCCCTGCATCGCGACCTAAAGCGCGCAGATCCAACTGATGGCACAGCGGAAAAAACCACCCGCCCCGAGAATGACGGCAGCCCCATCCCTGTGGAGTCTGGGCATTCCACGGCCATTGTACTTACGGACAGCTCTTTGCTTATGCCGGTGCTGCACCACCTGCCGCATAAAGACGTCAACGTGTCCATGGGCTATCCGCTGGAGCGGTCCCCGCTGAACCGCCTGCTGGATGGACTGCTGCGCCTGCAGGCCACCAGAAGCGATGAAGGCCGCTACTACTGGCGTCATCTTTTGCAGTGCCTGCGCCATCCATATGTGAACATGCTGCATACCCGCGATGCGTACGGGCAGCCCCTGCTGCTGCGTGACGCCCTGCGGCCGCTGGAGCGCATCATCCGTGAGGGAACCCGCTTCGTGGACCTGGATGAGGTTATCCTGGAGTGCCGGGGGCAGTTGCCCGAATCGCTGGCCCAGCTGCTTGAAGAAACACTGGAGGCCCTCGTGCGCGCCCCGGCCGGAGCTGCGACAACAGAAGACATGGCCCGTGTGCTGCATGGCCTGTGCTCCTTTCTGCGCTGCCGGGGTGATGACCTGTGGCGGCACTTTCCCCTGGACGCCGAGGCCATGTACAGGCTCATGCGGCAGACCGTACCTGTTCTGCGCGAAAACCTGCTGGCCCGCACGCCCTTTCCCCTGACCACCCTGCACGGCATGACCCGCGAAGTACTCGGGCAGGAGCGCGTGCCTTTTGAGGCCGATCCCCTCACGGGACTCCAGGTTCTCGGCATGCTTGAGACGCGGCTGCTGCATTTCGGGCGTGTGTTCATCGTGGACGCCACGGACGACAGGCTGCCCGGCAATCCCGCGCAGGATCCTCTTTTGCCGGATTCTTTGCGGCAGGTTCTGGGCCTGCCCGATTCCCGCCGCCGAGAAAGGGCCGCCGCGCACACCCTGTACCGTCTGTGCGCCGGAGCGCAGGAAGTTTCGTTTTTCTGGCAGGAAGGCATCAGCCGTTCAAGCCTTTTTGACGGCAAAAAAAGCCGCAGCCGTTTTGTGGAGCAGTTGCTCTGGCAGGAAGAACTGGCCCGCGGGGCCGTGCTTGCCCCGGGTGAACCACCGCTGGAAACCGCCGTATGCGAGGTTCGTGCCGCGGCCTCGGGGGAAAAGCAGCTTGAGCGCAGTGCCGACATGAATGATGCGCTGGCGCGCCTGTTGCGCGAACCGCTGTCCGCCACCAGACTGGACGTTTACCTTCAGTGCCCCCTACGCTTTGCCTGGCAGTATCTGTGCGGGCTGCGTCCCCCCAAGGAAATTAATGAAGGAGATGACCCCGCCGCCGTAGGAACCTGCATTCATGACACGCTCAAGGCCCTTTATGAGCCGTACCTGAATAAAACTGTGCGGTCCGGCGACATCTCGGCCGAAACGGTCCGCGCCCGCTTTTATGAACAGCTTGAGGCGCACGGCCTGCGCAAACTGCTGCCCGCCGACAGCTGCCTGATGCTGGAAGAAGCTGCTCCCATGCGCCTTATGCGCTTTCTTGAAAACCAGCCCGCCGACGTGACAATCATGGCACTGGAAAAAGAGCTTAAGGTTCCCCTGCGGCTGGCCGGGCGCGATTATGCTTTTGTGGGCGCAATGGATCGCGTGGACTGGCGCGACGGCCTGTTCTACGTGCTGGACTACAAAACCGGCGGCATTAAAAAACTTGATGGCAGCCTGTGGACAGACCTGGCCTTTTTTTCCCGTGCCGGGCAACTGTGCGACACCCTGACCCCCGCGCAGGAAGCTGGTGAAAGCCATCTGCAACAACTGGAAGCTCTCTTCAGCCAACTGCGGGAACGCCTGCCGAGCCTGCAGCTTCCCTGCTATCTGGCCATGGCACAGGCCAGCGGCATGACCCCCCTGAGCGATGCGGCCCTGGTGGAACTGCGCGACGACGGCAGGGAGCATCCCCTATTCGGCGGCCTTGTGGACGAAGACCTTGATGCGGCTCTTGGCTTTTGCCGCACAGCACTGGCCCTGCCCCTGCTGCACATGGAATATTCGCCCTGCTTTGCGGCACGCCCGGACAAGCACTGCCGATGGTGCCCCTATGCGGGCTTATGTTCTGTATAA